In a genomic window of Scheffersomyces stipitis CBS 6054 chromosome 4, complete sequence:
- a CDS encoding Glucose/ribitol dehydrogenase (go_function oxidoreductase activity~go_process metabolism), which produces MSTLDQSFVTNGSWKPDLFKGKVVFVTGGAGTICRVQTEALVLLGANAVIIGRNVEKTEKAAAEIQQLRAGAKVIGIGGVDVRSVESIAKAVEVTVKELGRIDFVIAGAAGNFISDFNHLSSNAFKSVVSIDLLGSYNTAKATFQELRKTKGAYLFVSATLHYYGIPFQLHVGAAKAGVDALSNALAVELGPLGIRSNAIAPGLIEGTEGFARLAPPSEDGGNGLRDKIPLQKFGTSRDIAEATVYLFSPAASYVTGTIEVVDGGAWHIGSYMQDLYPSVVIAANEDPSAKI; this is translated from the coding sequence ATGAGCACTTTAGATCAATCCTTTGTCACCAACGGTTCCTGGAAGCCCGATCTCTTCAAGGGCAAGGTTGTCTTTGTCACCGGAGGAGCAGGTACCATTTGCAGAGTGCAGACCGAAGCCTTGGTATTACTTGGAGCCAACGCTGTTATTATTGGTAGAAACGTCGAAAAGACTGAGAAGGCTGCCGCagaaattcaacaattgagAGCCGGTGCTAAAGTCattggaattggtggaGTCGATGTCAGATCAGTAGAATCGATCGCAAAGGCTGTGGAAGTCACTGTCAAAGAGCTTGGCCGTATCGATTTCGTCATTGCTGGTGCCGCTGGTAATTTCATTTCAGACTTCAACCACTTGTCTTCCAATGCTTTCAAGTCTGTCGTTTCCATTGACTTGTTGGGTTCGTATAACACAGCAAAGGCCACATTCCAAGAACTCAGAAAGACCAAAGGTGCCTACTTATTTGTTTCGGCCACCTTGCACTATTACGGTATTCCATTCCAGTTGCATGTTGGCGCTGCTAAGGCTGGTGTAGATGCTCTTTCCAATGCCTTGGCTGTTGAATTGGGTCCTTTGGGAATCCGTTCCAATGCCATTGCTCCCGGTTTAATCGAAGGAACAGAAGGCTTTGCTAGATTGGCACCACCTAGTGAGGATGGGGGAAATGGCTTACGTGACAAAATCCCATTACAAAAATTCGGTACGAGTAGAGATATTGCCGAAGCCACTGTCTATTTGTTCTCTCCAGCTGCTTCTTATGTGACCGGTActattgaagttgttgacgGTGGGGCATGGCACATCGGGAGTTACATGCAAGATCTCTATCCTTCCGTGGTTATCGCTGCTAACGAAGATCCATCAGCAAAGATCTAA
- a CDS encoding putative mitochondrial carrier (go_component membrane~go_function binding~go_process transport): protein MSQVFTTSTIPLSFGPQHEPGPKHKLPAAAAPDKSPENEPVAESASPIWNCMLAGGFGGMVGDTSMHSLDTVKTRQQGYPHNPKYKHMVPAYRTILKEEGFFRGLYGGYTPAILGSFPSTAAFFATYEYTKRRLINEYGINETMSYFVAGVLGDLASSIFYVPSEVLKTRLQLQGKFNNPFTKECGYNYKGLINAVSSIAKKEGPSTFVFGYKETLFRDLPFSALQFAFYEKFRQLAIFYNKSPDLPVSLELLTGAAAGGLAGTLTTPLDVIKTRIQTATNTAELSEFSSIKTSNPVVKFVSKSSTLNALASIYKHDGIIGAFSGVGPRFIWTGIQSSIMLLLYQVSLKQLDQILGNNEAVMDA, encoded by the coding sequence ATGTCACAAGTTTTCACTACTTCAACGATACCGTTGAGCTTTGGTCCCCAGCATGAGCCGGGGCCGAAACACAAACTTCCGGCGGCTGCTGCTCCAGATAAATCGCCAGAAAACGAGCCAGTGGCCGAGCTGGCGCTGCCGATCTGGAATTGTATGTTGGCTGGAGGATTTGGTGGAATGGTAGGAGACACTTCCATGCATTCTTTGGATACCGTAAAAACTAGGCAACAGGGATATCCTCATAATCCCAAGTATAAACATATGGTACCGGCCTACCGGACGATATTGAAGGAGGAAGGCTTCTTCCGGGGATTGTACGGAGGCTATACGCCTGCAATTCTAGGCTCGTTTCCGTCTACAGCAGCATTTTTTGCAACATACGAGTACACCAAGCGTAGACTTATCAACGAGTACGGTATCAACGAGACGATGTCGTACTTCGTTGCGGGAGTTCTTGGGGATTTAGCGTCGTCGATTTTCTACGTTCCCTCAGAAGTCTTGAAGACCCGGTTGCAACTACAGGGAAAGTTCAATAATCCGTTCACGAAAGAATGCGGCTACAACTACAAGGGCTTGATCAATGCTGTCTCGTCGATTGCTAAGAAAGAGGGACCATCTACTTTTGTGTTTGGCTACAAAGAGACGTTGTTTCGGGACTTACCTTTTTCTGCCCTACAATTTGCATTCTACGAGAAGTTCAGACAGCTTGCCATATTCTACAACAAGTCGCCGGACTTACCAGTTTCGCTTGAGCTTTTGACTGGGGCTGCTGCCGGGGGGTTGGCTGGAACCTTGACGACGCCGTTGGACGTGATCAAGACGAGAATTCAAACTGCAACCAACACTGCAGAATTGTCTGAGTTCTCGTCCATCAAGACATCAAATCCGGTTGTCAAATTCGTGTCGAAATCATCGACGTTAAACGCGTTAGCATCCATCTACAAACACGACGGTATAATAGGAGCGTTTTCCGGTGTCGGACCTCGTTTTATCTGGACCGGAATTCAGAGTTCCATCATGTTATTGTTGTACCAGGTATCGTTGAAACAGCTAGACCAGATTCTCGGTAACAACGAGGCTGTCATGGACGCATAG
- a CDS encoding predicted protein (go_function caspase activity~go_process proteolysis and peptidolysis), with product MFPGSGHNTYGGYPPPQGPPPNNNGYNSGPNNSYRQQGYSRPQGPPPGQYDQQSQYSQQSQPSAPPQGGTGYGDQSQWGRPTGPPPSGSQSFGQNSGYTFQYSNCSGRKKALLVGVNYFGSPNELRGCINDVKNMSSFLVDHWGYQWNDIVILTDDQNDISRVPTKNNIIRAMQWLVKDARPNDSLVFHYSGHGGTTADTDGDEESGYDDVIYPVDFQQAGHIVDDDMHAIMVRPLPPGCRLTALYDSCHSGTALDLPYVYSTKGVVKEPNLLKDAGSDALNAFISYERGNIGGAISSLTGLVKKVARQGSTNQDQVRQAKFSAADVISISGCKDDQTSADAKENGRATGAMSWSFIKVLNELPNQSYLSLLNNMRTILAAKYSQKPQLSCSHPQDMNIQFIM from the exons ATGTTTCCAGGCTCCGGTCACAACACCTACGGAGGATACCCTCCTCCACAAGGTCCTCCTCCTAACAATAATGGCTACAACTCTGGCCCCAATAATAGCTACAGGCAACAGGGCTATTCTCGTCCACAGGGACCTCCTCCAGGTCAGTATGATCAACAATCCCAGTACTCTCAGCAATCTCA ACCATCTGCTCCTCCTCAAGGAGGCACTGGCTATGGCGACCAGAGTCAATGGGGACGTCCTACAGGGCCCCCTCCATCTGGATCTCAGTCCTTCGGTCAGAATTCTGGCTACACGTTCCAATATTCGAACTGTAGTGGGCGTAAAAAGGCGCTTTTGGTAGGAGTAAACTACTTTGGCTCACCAAACGAATTGCGGGGCTGCATCAACGACGTCAAGAACATGAGTTCGTTTCTTGTTGACCATTGGGGCTACCAGTGGAACGACATTGTCATTTTGACAGATGACCAGAACGATATATCTCGAGTTCCAACCAAGAACAACATCATCAGGGCGATGCAATGGCTTGTTAAGGATGCACGTCCTAATGACTCGTTGGTATTCCACTATTCTGGTCACGGGGGTACAACAGCGGACACGGATGGAGACGAAGAATCTGGTTACGATGACGTTATCTACCCTGTTGATTTCCAGCAAGCTGGTCATATAGTGGATGATGACATGCATGCAATTATGGTAAGACCTCTTCCTCCTGGTTGTCGTTTGACGGCTTTGTACGACTCTTGCCATTCTGGAACCGCTCTCGACTTACCCTATGTGTACTCCACTAAGGGAGTAGTCAAGGAACctaatttgttgaaggatgCAGGCTCGGATGCACTTAATGCATTCATTAGTTATGAGCGAGGCAACATTGGAGGTGCCATTTCGTCGCTTACTGGATTGGTTAAGAAAGTAGCCCGCCAAGGCTCTACCAACCAGGACCAGGTAAGACAAGCTAAGTTCTCTGCAGCTGATGTGATCTCGATTTCTGGGTGTAAGGATGACCAGACTTCTGCTGATGCAAAGGAAAACGGCCGAGCCACCGGTGCTATGTCGTGGTCGTTCATCAAAGTGTTGAACGAGCTCCCCAACCAGTCGTACTTGTCTCTTTTGAACAATATGAGAACGATCTTGGCGGCCAAGTACTCGCAAAAGCCGCAATTGAGTTGTTCTCATCCTCAGGATATGAACATTCAATTCATCATGTAA